A portion of the Hoylesella buccalis ATCC 35310 genome contains these proteins:
- a CDS encoding helix-turn-helix domain-containing protein gives MESIKDLNMEANDMQVVLSALERVNRRIKEVAQTHKPLFGGEHFLTGKEVCERLYISPRTLQDYRDRRIIPYTQFAGKILYKESDLETLLEDNYNK, from the coding sequence ATGGAGTCAATAAAGGACTTGAATATGGAAGCGAATGATATGCAGGTGGTGCTGTCCGCACTTGAAAGAGTGAACAGACGGATAAAGGAAGTAGCACAGACACACAAACCGCTGTTTGGCGGTGAGCATTTCCTGACAGGCAAGGAGGTGTGCGAGCGGCTGTATATCAGCCCCCGTACCCTGCAGGACTATCGGGACAGGAGGATTATTCCCTATACGCAGTTTGCAGGGAAGATACTTTATAAGGAGTCGGATTTGGAAACGTTGTTGGAGGATAACTATAATAAATAG